Genomic segment of Chloracidobacterium sp. N:
ACCGAAACGGCGATTCTGTCACCTTCCGCCGTCAACGAGACGCGCTTTCAGTTCGTGCGGAAGACCCTGGCCACGACCCCGGCGCTGGACACCCCGGCCATCAACGTTCAGGGGGCGTTCATTGGCGGCGGCGCCCAGACCGGTAACGCGCGTTCCAGCACCAACCGCTTTGAGGTCAACAACTTCACCACCTGGACCGTGGGCGATCACACGGTCAAGTTCGGCGGACGCTACCGCTACATCCGCACGGAGGACATCTCGCCCAACAACTTCGGCGGGACGTACATTTTTGCCGGCGGCGTCGCCCCGGAACTCGATGCCAACAACCAGCCCGTTCCCGGTTCGGTCGTGCAGATCACCAGTCTCGAACGCTACCGCCGGACGCTGCTCGGCCAGCAGCTCGGACTGTCGCCAGTGCAGATTCGCGCCCTTGGCGGCGGAGCCACGCAGCTTACGCTGTCGGCTGGCAACCCGCTCGCCACGGTGGGGCAGCACGATGTGGGACTGTTTGCCCAGGACGACTGGAAAGTGCGCCCGAACCTGACGCTGAGCTACGGGCTGCGGTACGAAAACCAGACCAACATTGCGAGCAACTTCAACTTTGCGCCGCGCGTCGGGCTGGCCTGGGGGCTGGACGGGCGCAACAGCGGACAGACCAGAACCGTGCTGCGCTTCGGGGCAGGGCTGTTCTACAACCGGATTGACGAATCGCTGACGCTGCAGGCCCGGCGCTTCGACGGCCAGACCCAGCAGCAGTTCATCGTTACCGATCCGGCACTGCTCGACCTGTTTCCGGCCATTCCGCCGGCGGAGTTGCTGGCACCCTTCCGGCGCGCCCAGAACATCCGGCGGCTGAACAACGCCATTCAGGCGCCCTATTCCATCCAGTCCAACATCGGCATCGAGCGGCAGTTGCCCAAGGGCGTCGTGGCCTCGGTCAACTACATTTTCAACCGTACGCTGCACGCCCTGCGGACGCGCAACGTCAACGCGCCGCTGCCGGGGACGTTCAACCCGCGCCAGCCAGGGAGCGGTGTCTTTCCCCTGGGGCCGATTGGCAACGTGTTCGAGACGGAATCCACGGGCCGGCTCACCCAGCACCAACTCGTCGTCGGCGTGCGGACGGGCTTCAACAGCCGCTTCTCGCTGGGCGCGTTCTACCGGCTCTCGAAGGCGGAAAGCGACACGGACGGGGCCTTTACCCAGCCGGCTGACCCCTACGACCTGCGCGCCGAGTTCGGGCGCTCCTCGCTCGACATCCGGCACAACCTGCTCATGTTCTCCAACTTCAACCTGCCGTTCGGCATCACGCTGTCGCCGTTTGTCATTGCCCGCAGCGGTGCACCGTTCAACATCACCGTCGGGCGCGATCTCAACGGCGATACGGTCTTCAACGACCGGCCGGCCTTTGCCACCGACCTGACCCGTCCCAGCGTGGTCACAACCCGGTTCGGCACTTTTGACACCGAGCCGTTGCCGGGGCAGCGCCTCATTCCGCGCAACTTTGCCCAGGGGCCCGGCTTTTTCATCATCAACCTGCGGCTGGCCAAAACCTTCGGGTTCGGCCCCAAGCGTGAGGGCGGCCCGGATGCCAGCGCTGCCGGCGGCAGTCGGGGTGGCGGCCGGCGCGGCGGTGGGGGCGGCGGCTTTGGCGGTTTTGGTGGTTTCGGTGGTTTTGGGGGCTTCGGCGGCGGCAGTGGCTCTGACCGGCGTTTCAGCCTGACCTTCAGCGTCCAGGTGCAGAACCTGCTCAACCGTGTCAATCCGGGGCCGCCGGTGGGCAACCTGGCGTCGCCTTTCTTCGGGCAGTCCACGAACACGGCCGGCTTCTTTGGCGGCCGGTTCGGTGGGGGCGAACCGGTGGACGCCGGCAACCGGCGCGTCATCCTGAGCCTGCGGTTTAACTTCT
This window contains:
- a CDS encoding TonB-dependent receptor codes for the protein MKTLTTWQTLGCFLALGAGWMAATITPTPAQERRTTSGPSQSKGALRGQVTDETGAVIGGANVTLTDATGKRLSATSDELGNFTLANLPPGPYTLHVEMEGFKPYEDITVTIAPGRRESVAIKLAIEVAEQVQVNSEAPISTAPDNNAGAIVLRGKDLEALPDDPDDLQSALQALAGPSAGPNGGQIFVDGFSGGRLPSKNAIREIRINANPFAAEFDQIGFGRIEILTKPGSDSFRGSAFFNAGDAIFNSRNPFTPRRASFQQRQYGLNLGGPLKKGKASFALDAERRETDDNANLNTTILDANLNPTSFARAVVVPRRQWEITPRFDVQLSEKHTLVGRYSFNSSRVSNGGLSSFSLPEQALSNELRDHRLQLTETAILSPSAVNETRFQFVRKTLATTPALDTPAINVQGAFIGGGAQTGNARSSTNRFEVNNFTTWTVGDHTVKFGGRYRYIRTEDISPNNFGGTYIFAGGVAPELDANNQPVPGSVVQITSLERYRRTLLGQQLGLSPVQIRALGGGATQLTLSAGNPLATVGQHDVGLFAQDDWKVRPNLTLSYGLRYENQTNIASNFNFAPRVGLAWGLDGRNSGQTRTVLRFGAGLFYNRIDESLTLQARRFDGQTQQQFIVTDPALLDLFPAIPPAELLAPFRRAQNIRRLNNAIQAPYSIQSNIGIERQLPKGVVASVNYIFNRTLHALRTRNVNAPLPGTFNPRQPGSGVFPLGPIGNVFETESTGRLTQHQLVVGVRTGFNSRFSLGAFYRLSKAESDTDGAFTQPADPYDLRAEFGRSSLDIRHNLLMFSNFNLPFGITLSPFVIARSGAPFNITVGRDLNGDTVFNDRPAFATDLTRPSVVTTRFGTFDTEPLPGQRLIPRNFAQGPGFFIINLRLAKTFGFGPKREGGPDASAAGGSRGGGRRGGGGGGFGGFGGFGGFGGFGGGSGSDRRFSLTFSVQVQNLLNRVNPGPPVGNLASPFFGQSTNTAGFFGGRFGGGEPVDAGNRRVILSLRFNF